Proteins encoded by one window of Lathyrus oleraceus cultivar Zhongwan6 chromosome 1, CAAS_Psat_ZW6_1.0, whole genome shotgun sequence:
- the LOC127105352 gene encoding uncharacterized protein LOC127105352 has translation MTVTCEPIFNLLRKDQAIEWNSDCQQAFEKIKGYLQEPPILIPPIPGKPLFMYLTVLEGSMGCVLGQHDETGKKEHAIYYLSKKFTDCESRYSLLEKTCCALAWAAIHLRLSRWHMLLSEYDIQYITHKSIKGIVLSDYLANHPVEDCEPLKFDFPDEDIMLVKDCETPSPDEGPEPGSCWKIMFDGSFNCMGHGVGAMLMNPNGGYTPFTARLCFECTKNIVEYEACILGIKILEVYRESSLVIYQVKGEWETRDEKLIPYHAHIMELIKYFDEITFHHVPREESQIANALDMLASMFQVRFLNEAPLIIIERKIAPAYCILVEEEIDEKPRFYDIKNYLQNQEYPVNETTLNKKTLRRLASKFFLSNEVNVSDKWTWSLDNDKGYSAKEIYKFLSIKS, from the exons ATGACTGTTACATGTGAGCCTATATTCAATTTGCTCCGAAAGGATCAAGCAAttgaatggaattctgattgtCAGCAAGCTTTTGAGAAGATTAAAGGTTATCTCCAAGAACCTCCTATTTTGATTCCACCCATTCCAGGGAAGCCTCTCttcatgtatttgactgtgctcgaaggATCCATGGGTTGCGTACTAGGTCAACATGATGAAACTGGAAAGAAggagcatgccatttactacttgagcaagaagtttactgattgtgaaaGCAGATATTCACTtttagagaaaacttgttgtgctttagcatgggctGCCATACATCTTAG actTTCCCGTTGGCACATGTTGTTATCTGAATACGACATCCAGTACATAACCCATAAATCCATCAAAGGAATTGTTTTGTCTGACTACCTCGCTAATCATCCTGTCGAAGACTGTGAGccattgaagtttgatttcccaGATGAAGACATTATGTTGGTGAAAGATTGTGAAACTCCAAGCCCAGATGAAGGTCCCGAGCCAGGTTCCTGTTGGAAGATAATGTTTGATGGTTCCTTCAATTGCATGGGGCATGGTGTGGGAGCTATGTTGATGAATCCCAATGGTGGGTATACTCCTTTCACAGCAAGATTGTGTTTTGAATGTACCAAAAACATTGTagagtatgaagcatgtatcttgggtatcaAGATCCTTGAAGTATATAGAGAGTCATCCTTGGTGATCTACCAAGTCAAAGGCGAATGGGAAACTCGTGATGAGAAGTTAATCCCATATCATGCCCACATTATGGAATTGATAAAGTACTTTGATGAAATCACCTTCCATCATGTTCCGAGAGAAGAAAGTCAGATAGCAAATGCTTTGGATATGTTAGCCTCTATGTTCCAAGTTAGATTTCTCAATGAGGCACCACTCATCATAATTGAGAGGAAAATTGCGCCAGCCTATTGTATATTGGTTGAAGAAGAAATTGACGAGAAACCGCGGTTCTATGATATCAAGAACTACTTACAAAATCAAGAATACCCAGTGAATGAAACAACCCTAAATAAGAAGACTCTAAGGAGGTTGGCATCCAAATTCTTCCTTAGCAACGAG